From Erigeron canadensis isolate Cc75 chromosome 5, C_canadensis_v1, whole genome shotgun sequence:
TGTGTTGTTGGACTAGCTAGAGCTACCAAAAGAGAATTTCTTTGATAGTCTATTATTTTTACGCTTTTTTTCTAAATGTATGTGTCACATATGCTTTGTGTTCATTCCTTTATGCTAACAAACATTCGATTATTCGatagtttgtatatataattgttaattTTCTCTCGCTGAGTtatattaattatgaaaatttgtaaaataattttaatctaataGCTAATTTATGGTAAAGAAAAGTAATATATTATCAGTGTTTTcaatgatataaatttcatcatcaagtttatatatatatatcaaaaatatatttaaggttaaagtttaaaaattaaaactttaaatattccAAGACAAATCTAATGGTATAGAGTATTACTCGTATGATTTATGAGTGGGTATTAACTTTGGATTTATTGGACTATCTTAGCCCATTGACAAATCTAATGGGATAGAGTATTACTCGTATGATTTATAAGTTTCTAATGAGCTGTCTATATTACTGGACTATCTAGACCATTGACAAACGGTTATTTAGAAGAGTTGTTAATGGCCCCGTTTGTAATATTAGACTACGTGAGCccattgacaaaaaaaattaaaaaaataatataaaaaattccAACTATCACCTACAATTGTACAAAAATACGTGTTGTATTTAaagcttctttttcttttctttatattccctatctatctatataattattaaaacagtagttaaccgagTCTTGTAAAGCATTATTAAAACtcaaaactattttaaaaaattgtcacgtaggatttatcctatgtggcatccccatattttttcacaattattttaatctttttaattaaaaatatatcaaaaaaatctttttaaaagtcGATATATACTTGCAAATCTCCATTTTCTTTGTTTCTGATCAGTTCCCATCATTATTCTTTAGTAAccccattttatttattttcaaatcctccttatgtttttattaaccttaagtatattcttttttttaagccccttttttttctattaattcatcatcatcgtcgttgGTTTCCTttccatatgattttttttatttttgtattttatctaTCGTTGCAATTTTCcattaataactaaataaatttgGATGTGTGTGTTAATTACTTTCGggatgttatttataatttcgAATACTCATTATTATATCAGTATGAACCAAATATTGTTAACatgttgatttatttatattgaatcacttttttgtcttttacttATGATGTATTTGACGATAATTTTGGTTATGTTTTGCTTGCACTAATTAGCATCGTTCAATTCTTTTTGTATTTCATCATTAGGTGTTGTATCACAGGCATATATCATGATTTTGAATGTTtctttaaaacattttattatactttaatgttagtttttgttgtttgtgaattttaaaacacaatgtgttttggattTGAAACATCTTGTGTATAACAATTTTATGAATTCTCAAAACCAGAACACTGTGTTTTCCATTTGAAACATCTTGTGTATGACCATTTATGAATTctcgaaaccaaaacacaatgtgttttagacTTAAAACATTTTGTGTATGGCCATTTATGAATTctcgaaaccaaaacacaatgtgttttagacttgaaacatcttgtgtatggccattgCAAGAACTACCTGAACCGAAACACAATGTGTTTCGTATTAGAAACACCTTCCGTATTGGGCCTTTGGCCCACTCAAGCATTTTAATATCCATCAAATATGTAATCTTCATCAGATATAAAAAGACTATTTGGCCTTTGGCACATATATTTTAGCCATTACGGTTTAGATTTTCCAGTATTTTTAGAATGCAGCTTTCCCCTCGGGTTTTACtgtgtagcttagggtttagggtttgaagctgtagggttagccttcaaaccataaacccttaagcgtaccgttgTCACCCGTCCCCCTCCTGTATACTTTAGCATTTTAGAGTTTAGCGTTTAGAGTTTTAGAATGCAGCTTTCCCCTCGGGTTTTACTGTGTAGCTTAgagtttagggtttaaagctgTAAGGTTAGCCTTCAAACCAAAAACCCTTAAGCATACCGTTGTCACCCGTCCCCCTACTGTAGCCTTTAGCATGCTAAGGTTTAGCctttagggtttagatctttccaatcggtttttaatgggtagcttagggtttagggtttgaagctgtTACGAcctcaaaccctaaacccttaagcatACTGTGACTTCCATCCCCCTCCTGTAGCCTTTTGCATGCTAGGGTTTAGCctttagggtttagatctttccaatcgttttttaatgggtagcttagggtttagggtttgaagcggtagggttaggctaaccctaccgcttcaaaccctaaacccttaagcgtaccgtcacttccgtccccctcctgtagcCTTTAGCATGCTAGGGTTTAGCCTTTAGGGTTGAGATCTTTCCAATCagtttttaatgggtagcttagggtttaaagctgTAGGGTTAACCCTAcggcttcaaaccataaacccttaagcgtaccgttgTCACCCGTCCCCCTACTGTATCTTTTAGCATGCTAGGGTTTAGCctttagggtttagatctttccaatcggtttttaatgggtagcttagggtttagggtttgaaacGGTAGGGTTAGCCAACCCTAccgcttcaaaccctaaacccttgagcgtaccgtgacttccgtccccctcctgtagcCTTTAGCATGCTAGGGTTTAGCctttagggtttagatctttcgaatcggtttttaatgggtagcttagggtttagggtttgaagctgtaggggtagccgttaggctaaccctacggcttcaaaccctaaagccttaagcgtaccgtgacttccgtccccctcctgtagcCTTGTTTTTTGCAATCTGCATATAATAGATGCTTATCATACATTTATGGAATCAATACATTTATGATGGCTTTGCCTACAGAGGTCAGATGTAAGGAGCAGGTCTTGTTTTTTGCAATCTGCATATAATAGATGCTTAGTAAAGCTTTCTCATGATCCTTTTTAAACCAGATTCTGCTCAAGACAAACATTTGCAGCTAATGTAATCAACCGTATGGTAAAAGTAACAAACATGAGTTTACCTAGACATCGAACTTTGACAATGATACCTTGACTCTCTATTATAGAGTCAACATATAATCCAGATCCGGAGCAAGTGACACAAAGGATAGAGCCCTTGGCTTCACAATCAGGGCAACGCGTTCTATTGCCAATGTTTTCTCCTACTGACAACCCAACTGGATTCTCAATAATCTCCTCTGGAATAGGCTTATCATAGCAAAAACGGGACTCGACAGCTTAATTTTCTATGCATATCCCTTACTGTGCTCGAAGAAGACTGCAAAatccatttaaaaaaaagttagtttaGATATTTTGAAGGTTAACTTCATGGGTAAGTGCAAGTCTTCATAACCTCTGCAATATAAATTGGATGGGTGCATGTGCAATAGCACTTATGGGTGTGTCTGGATTTGCATTTTGGAGCTGATAATCTGATTGTTATATTAGATTACAATAATCAGTTACTAATTTCAGACAAACAAATTCTGATTCAGATTAGTTAGGGTCAGATTCCATCCCGCAATGAGTGTGTAGCCTAGTTGGGGCACTTGTACAGAAAATTTCTTAGTGAAGGGATAAAATTTTAAGTAGAAAGTCTGAAATGTGACTGTGAGGGGAAAATGTTCCCTTGAAAGTGAAATGGCTCAACCAACAGACTACTAGGAATTGTTTCCAAAATTAGTAGCCACCTATTTATCTATCTATggaagattaagaaagagaaaatataaataacactTCTATCCTAAAAATTTAGGATAATGCATGAGTAGGCTAATTAGGTAACAAGTTTACATATTACACTAAGCTTACAAGACCCAAGGGGAAGGTGCCTACCTTGCCTCCCACCTGGTACCGCGACCTTTGCTGACAAGTCAACATATGACCAGATAACCAGGTTAGAGTACCGTAAATCGGAAACATTCATAAGTGGGTCACCTTGTACAAAAACTTTTGAAGTAAGTACCTATTTATGTTTAAAGACAAAGTTCGTTACCTAAAATGGAAATCTGCCTAAAGGATGTCACTTAGTTATGCAATTTGCTCAATTTGCATATAAAAACATCTGTCTAAATTCTGAAAATAGAAGTATCTAGAAGAGCATTCTTACACTCCATAATCATACATacaaaataacacaaaaaacAAAGATAGAACATGAACATATGGATACATACCAAAAGCATCTTTAGAAGTGCATGGGTCCTGATATGAGCAAGGCCGGATTTGATGCCCACATGACCTTCTAACTCATCCACATagtgtaaaatattttcaccatGTTCAAAAGTTTCCATTAAGATAGCAGGGTGCACAAGCAGATATAAAGGCATCGGGAATGACACATCCTTCCATCTTCggaaattataaataaaacgaCTTAAATGAGCTGCCTCTCTTGTAAGATCAACTTGAGACATCATAAAGACCGCAAATTGTTGTATACTTTCATCAAGTCTCAACCATTTCAGGGTGGGGATAAACTTAGACATTTTACCAAACAAATTCAGTAATATAAAATATCTTCTGAATGCATCACTAACTCCCGGATGTCTAACCTTTACGGCAACAAGAATAGGCTTAACTCGTTGGCCAGGATGGCGATACTTTAAAGTAGCTCGATAAACCTGAGCTATACTTTCGGATGCGACAGGTTCCTCCTTGTTTTTTTCGAATATCTCAGGCAATAAATGACCAAATGCTTTTTCGATAGTTTTCTTTATGTATGAATAGCTATGAGCTGGTGCATTTGCCTGAAGTTCTGCAATCTCTGTGCAGAGATCATTTGGGAAAAGATCTGGCCTCGAAGCCGCCCACTGGCCCCATTTAATGAATGCAGGTCCGGCCTTTTCTATGGTATAATGGACACATTGTAGCCATAGCTATACAAGGTGTACTGAGCAAGAACTTCATGATTTACGTCTCACGAGATAGGCTTTGGGTGAATTGGTGTGAGCCGGTTAGTTTGccaaaaaataaatcttttgGACCAAAATCTGCCTCTGTTAGTTTCGCCTTTTTATTCTAATcaataatgttaaaaaattttGGAGCAATAAGCAgtttattatcttataaaagcACATATACAAGCATTACTTTGTATGCCTTTATCATAACCCAAAACCAAACAATAGACCCCTAATCTAATTCTAACTTAAGTTAGTGCACCAAAATTTAGCTTCCTAGGGTTTTAACTTAAGTTAATGGATAACTGAACCATTATCGATCAACATCACATAACACTGTATgatcaaaatatcacaaaaaaCAACTGataatttttggtttaaatataaagaaagaaagaaagaaagaaaagagtacTAACAAGGTGTGAAGCAGAAGGACGGCCATTATCTGAAGTAGTAGCAACAATCTTGAGAAATCAAGCATTTATTCTTTTATGACGAAAGCCTGTGGATATCAAAGGTTTGGAAGATGAAGGGGTAACAAGAAGTTCATTGATGGTGAAATCTTTAAACAACACTCCATATCAAACACCTAGTGATATTCATTCGCTCAttacttcaaaaaaaaattcaatcgaTTTTCATTCTTTACAAGTCCTCTCGATCGATCGATTCGATATATTACCTAATAAACCAAATCAAACACCTAGTGATTCAGATTGATCAACAATTATGTGATTTCATAAAGTTCAACAATAAACAAATACAAGCAGCTTGTGTTTCAGATCGACATACCTTTTATTATTTGTTCGATTTCCTCATCGCTTATCACATCGTCTTCCTCCATTAATTAACAATAAGAAATCAGTCATTGTTCTAATTGACGGCGGCGAGGTTAATTAAAGTTGAATAATACGAATCGGACAAAATCGATCGAAGGAAGATGAATAGGAAGTCGAGGAGAGTTTTGACGTTGATTACCGACGTCGAGTAACAGTTTTGGATGATGAAGAGGATTTCCGGTGGTGGTTTGTGACGGTCTAGGGTTTTCGTCGCCGGAGAACGGGAAATGAAGAAGGAGTGGgctgtttttttggttttatatatgGCGTGCATAATTACCTTTTTACCCCTCcgtgttattttttgttaattgatCCTAGCATTAGATGTGATCCAATGGTCTAAATTTGTTTcttagttttcacaaaaatctttattttgaatgaatacaactcatcatatcatatattcatatatcatatcatatatatatatattaggatttttttacccgcacgatatgcggctgctttaaaaaggtgctcaataaagtgagatttgagttaaacttgcttaaaaaaatatttaatgaaacgcttaatatgtgaacaaatgagttaatggaatggatcaataatgatcgtaaaaaaaaacatatggacgaataatctatttagtttcacttaattaaattagcaataacgtattcattatccaatcattaaactaattgttatatacacttgttttgaactaactcttcgtctaccatcataatatttttctcatcatcacaatgaaaaattgtattgttaaaaaacaaaagaaaaaagaaattatattaaccattatcataaaattcaaaaaaagataaaagaattaaaccaaaaattgtacataatttccatagtgatatgaacgaaagaattaacataactctttcagaaagttatgatattatacaaagctcttaactcatataagatgaatataatttggtggtgataaaaaaacttataaactttaaatattgccactagTGATTAATGCAATGagagttccaactaaccaatggcctgagcaaactttcatataatcaccaaaaaaaaaaaaaaacgaaaggaatctcatataaatgttgcataaaaaagataatgaaatatcattaggtatagacgtgattttttaaactaaagagaagatatcattttatctaatgagaagatcttagattcttacaatatatatatttatttattttaacatatatacgttcatttgttttttaaatatatagtttatttaaagaaaaatatggagttgacacataggataaaatgacaatttttcaaattaattttagattgcaagagagttttaaaatgcttggttaactattattttataagagttatatatatacaaggattTTTACCCCGCACGATGCGCGGCTcttgaattatattttcaaaacttttagtattgaatcaataaaatctctaataagcaacgtttaaataaaaaattatataaaataattgaaaatatttaaaaatcaaatattcaaaattttcttaatagtcAAATCCACCGCATAAATGAGTGGACAAACATAAtattagaatacatacaaacaattagcaacaacaattttgtgaaataaacttgttatattgatttagtataaaacacatattgatatagacgctttatatgttagtaattaacaaacttacATATTGGAAAAAAGGTgctagcaattatttatttggaaacaaaacaaattaaaaaactgattattttattcacaatatgttgtgattttattttattgatattgtaacaaaaaaggaatgtagtatatattaaatgggaaaaatttataaagatgacacatatgaaatattttatgTGGCAAAATCTAAAGATAGCTTTAAGTTGAGTTGAATGGTTTTAAAAagctaggataactattgttttattaggtatatagatagatatagatatatatatatgttaaaaaccGTGCGTGCTTCTCACAtcccattctttttcttttggttttccTTTTTTAATCTTTTCCGATTTGTCGGGTAAGGAAAGCGTAGATACAACTTTGTGATGGTATATTCGTACAAGCTCTTAAGCGCCAGGTACAACATTAAGTCATATAGTATATACGTATAGATATGTACACTTGAACCACCAAATCCCCGATATTCAGCGACACCCAACACCTCCAAAAACAACCACCGTGAATAACAACGGCTAACCACCTCCTGTAACAACAACCGGCCTTCTTTCACCGTCATTTCCTCCATTCACAACCATTTACTAAAATCAAGTAGCCCACCGAACAAGAAGcaattttaccttttatttttttaagtcttCGAATAAATCATTGAGATGTCAGCGTGTATCATCGCGTTCGTAGTACTGGCCGGAGATAGCGGTGGAGATGGGAAATCCGAGAAGAATGGGCGTAGGTCATCACCACAGTTGTTTGAGGATGTATCAGGTGACGGTGGTCGGATATTTATGTAAGCTAGCTCacgaatggaaaaaaaaatacccaaAACTTCTTTGCCCTTTATCGTTAGCAGATACTTATTTGCATTCTTCATTTGCTCATAGGTTGTTTCATAGGTTGCACACCGTAGGTTGTTTACCGTTATTTGCACCACCCGTTATTTTAGTTTACCGTAGCGGCTTATGGTACTCTGCTCCGTGGGTTGTTTAGAAAATAGTTTAATCCCTTTAGTTTTTAGTCATTTTTTATGTATAGGTAGGCTTTGTTTACTATGCTCTTACTTTTTATGTTGTTATTTGCGTAATATGGTTGCTAGAGTTTATGTTATGTGCTAAGGTTTTGTTACCGTATGCTTGCTACCCTTCCCTACTCGTAAGGAGGCATACCCGGCGGACCCAGAGGACAGGTATTATCGCCTTATCATGTTCTCGACAGACaggtataaacactttaccCTTTTACGGCTTTTATATCTTCCTGGCCGGAGGTCcatatggaagcagtctctccacctttgggtagaggtaagactgtctacagctcacctcccccatacgcAGGAATTAGGTACAGTTGTTGTTAGTTGTTATTTGCTCATAAAAATGAAGCCTACATGGAAAAGTGATTCAACATGTGAGGTATAGAGAGGATGAAATTGGAGATGTTAGAATAGTAGATCCACCGTTTAGTAAACATGAAAGATCATGTGGATCTCAAAATGACCACTCATTGTTTCTCTTATTTTTATGGAGGAAAAACAAAACCTGCCCACCGTTTTCTCATTTTTTCTACTCAGAGTATTAGGAATGGTAGTGTTCTCACACCAAGGTGATAGTGTCATATCATCACTCCACCATAATCACACCACTTCCATAACAATAACTCAAAAAATTATACCCCATAATATTAGAATaaccaatcaaaaacaaaagaaaacaataaaaaattaaccacACCATCACCACCCAACTCTTCCCAAGGTGGACACATCTACCTTGAGGCTTTCACATCACAACCACATCAACCACCTTGATGACACCAATGTGGAAGCCTTCCACCTTGTCCATTCAAACACCATTACAAATTGACTTATGACTCGGTAGTTTAAAAAATGTGTCATCAAAAAAGAGTACACCTGTCTTTCAAAAAGGTGTCATtctatataaaatattcatattttaCTTTTCATCTAATATCTTAGAGCATTCACAACGGATTCGTCCCTGTTCGTTCTCCGCTCGTTTTTGACTGAGGGGCGAGTGCACACGGTTAGGTGTGGCTCGTCCCGGTGCTCGTTCTCGACTGTTCGTCCCCCCAGAAACGAGAGGAgcgtttgttatttttttttagccaACGTctagtttttcagatttttcaaaaatgttacACTATCAGTCCCTAAAACGGCTATTTCCAAATTTTATACccattttcacttttgatccctctTTATCACTTATATATAGAACTCTTTACATCTATAGTTTTTATACACAAAAAACAcacttttttaaacataaaacacacttttttaaacataaaacacaatttcatatatctaaaatcATCATGTCTTTTTCACTTCCGTCGAGTGCTAACACATACACACGACAGGAGTTATTTGGGAACGACTCCGACGATGAAGAACTTATCACTATAATGGGTGATTTTATCGTTTTGCTCGAAAATGGGGACTCTTCAACCCCTTTCACACGTGTTTATATCCCAAGAGATCGACTTGGTGCAGGGAATCAGTTGATGAATGATTACTTTGTCGAAAACTCAAAGTACCCGCCACACTTCTTTAGGCGGCGTTTTCGCATGCGAAAAGAGCTATTCATGCGTATAGCTAACGATAGCGCTTCTTTCTCCCCAGTTGGTGACGAGCCTGTGCCTCCTCATTTTGTTGAGTTTCGAAACCAGCGTGTAGATGCACGGGGTAACCTCGGTTTTTCTGCAATTCAAAAGTGTACATCTACGATACGTCAGCTAGCGTATGACAACGTAGTCGATTCACTTGATGAGTATCTACAAATGGGTGAACAAACTTCCAGAGACGCGCTTGATGCGTTTTGTAAGTGTGTGTTTGACCTTTACAGGGAAGAGTACTTACGAAGACCAACAACAGATGATATACAACGTATCTACCAGAAACACGCAGAACTCCATGGTTTTCCAGGGATGCTTGGGAGCATCGACTGTATGCATTGGCCCTGGAAAAGGTGTCCAAAAGCAT
This genomic window contains:
- the LOC122601394 gene encoding probable serine/threonine-protein kinase abkC, encoding MEEDDVISDEEIEQIIKDNGRPSASHLLWLQCVHYTIEKAGPAFIKWGQWAASRPDLFPNDLCTEIAELQANAPAHSYSYIKKTIEKAFGHLLPEIFEKNKEEPVASESIAQVYRATLKYRHPGQRVKPILVAVKVRHPGVSDAFRRYFILLNLFGKMSKFIPTLKWLRLDESIQQFAVFMMSQVDLTREAAHLSRFIYNFRRWKDVSFPMPLYLLVHPAILMETFEHGENILHYVDELEGHVGIKSGLAHIRTHALLKMLLSSSSTVRDMHRKLSCRVPFLL